A part of Dehalococcoidia bacterium genomic DNA contains:
- a CDS encoding YbjQ family protein — MIVTTTHDVQGKQIKEYIGIVVGETIVATSIFRDIGAALRDVVGGRSGSYEKKMTEARETAIREMEERAAALGADAVVGVDIDYETVGNSMMMVSASGTAVRLQ, encoded by the coding sequence ATGATCGTGACCACCACCCACGATGTGCAGGGAAAGCAGATCAAGGAGTACATCGGGATAGTGGTCGGCGAGACGATCGTCGCCACTAGCATTTTTCGGGACATCGGCGCGGCCCTGCGCGATGTGGTTGGCGGCAGGTCCGGCAGCTACGAGAAGAAGATGACCGAGGCCCGCGAGACGGCCATTCGCGAGATGGAGGAGAGGGCCGCGGCGCTGGGCGCCGACGCGGTGGTCGGCGTAGACATCGATTACGAAACCGTTGGCAACAGCATGATGATGGTCTCGGCCTCCGGGACGGCGGTGCGACTTCAGTAA
- a CDS encoding CoA transferase, whose amino-acid sequence MRVLELSENLAAAYAGMLLADLGCDVIKVESPTGDPWRTKTDDLGDDSLFQYANRRKRSACLDLDAEEGREAFSRLVAGCDAVVEDLGAGAMAARGLGWEALSRLNPGLVLVSIAPFGQAGPRAGWQASELVVQAMGGVVHNTGWDDAPPLKLAGYAAAFVAGINAATAALAAVHGVESGSETGVHIDLSMQEAFAHHWTRHIAQWCYAGTGTRRERREQGRQGFPHTVMTADGLLYILALRAEWEALAFFLGLEQFVTHEFSDPSVRAERWPEIEPHFRESLRTKGRYQWFADAAAQGYTFAPIDDPLAILASPQLEARGYFKPAVVDGREYACPGLPFSFDAGDLRPNQAPRLGEHTQEVLAEAGARVSGLE is encoded by the coding sequence GTGAGGGTCCTGGAGCTCAGCGAGAACCTGGCCGCGGCCTATGCAGGGATGCTCCTGGCTGACCTGGGCTGTGACGTCATCAAAGTAGAGTCGCCAACCGGCGACCCGTGGCGGACGAAGACTGACGACCTGGGCGACGACTCCCTCTTCCAGTACGCCAACCGGCGCAAGCGCAGCGCCTGCCTCGACCTCGACGCGGAGGAAGGGCGGGAGGCATTCAGCCGGCTCGTCGCCGGTTGTGACGCCGTGGTCGAGGACCTGGGCGCCGGGGCCATGGCCGCCCGAGGCCTGGGGTGGGAGGCGCTCTCGCGCCTCAACCCCGGACTCGTTCTGGTTAGCATCGCCCCCTTCGGGCAGGCCGGGCCCCGCGCTGGCTGGCAGGCAAGCGAGCTTGTCGTGCAGGCAATGGGCGGTGTCGTCCACAACACGGGCTGGGATGACGCGCCGCCGCTGAAGCTGGCCGGCTATGCCGCGGCGTTCGTCGCCGGGATCAACGCCGCCACGGCGGCGCTCGCGGCCGTGCATGGTGTCGAAAGCGGCAGCGAGACCGGGGTGCACATCGACCTTTCGATGCAGGAGGCATTCGCGCACCACTGGACCCGGCACATCGCGCAGTGGTGCTACGCGGGGACAGGCACCCGGCGGGAAAGGCGCGAGCAGGGGCGGCAGGGCTTTCCCCACACGGTGATGACCGCGGACGGGCTGCTGTACATCCTGGCGCTCAGGGCTGAGTGGGAGGCGCTTGCCTTCTTCCTCGGATTAGAGCAGTTTGTCACGCACGAGTTCAGCGACCCCAGCGTCCGCGCCGAGCGCTGGCCGGAGATCGAGCCGCACTTCCGCGAGTCGCTGCGCACGAAGGGCCGGTACCAGTGGTTCGCTGATGCCGCGGCCCAGGGCTACACGTTCGCGCCGATCGATGACCCGCTGGCAATCCTGGCCAGCCCGCAACTCGAGGCCCGCGGCTACTTCAAGCCCGCAGTCGTGGACGGCAGGGAGTACGCGTGCCCTGGACTGCCCTTCAGCTTCGACGCCGGCGACCTCAGGCCCAACCAGGCGCCGCGGTTGGGCGAGCACACGCAGGAAGTCCTGGCGGAGGCGGGGGCGCGCGTCAGTGGTCTGGAGTAA
- a CDS encoding CoA transferase, whose translation MYEAPPYLPLRGVRVLAFETAYSLPAGTRTLAELGAEVVRVASPSRGFGVYISVVDGVFLSKKCIGIDLRDREGLSLAKRLICVADVVASNFTADVMPRFGLGPEDLLRMKPDLIVLQLTGYGVPGPWQDYPAYGPSVEAAGGMNRLSGNENDPPVRVGSGVFADQLSGRFAALALVAALRRRRETGRGQYIDVSMYESIVTLLGHFMLNAARSGRAMPPRRGNRDAAAAPQGIYPCAGEDEWVALSIRSDAEWRAFAALAGGGLEDARFASIDGRLEAQDELDDRIARWTRPQDKVAVAESLQAVGVAAGPVNKVSDFPFDPHLAARGFFQTVEHGQPMYGHTAHPHPTTPWVAEGRSRARLRDIRFAGVDNEAVLGEWLSIPPEEVAALEADGALLRASKVETTEPNPAPGAPHDADFARRLGLPAAGADMEAAT comes from the coding sequence TTGTACGAAGCGCCGCCCTACCTGCCGCTCCGAGGTGTCCGCGTCCTCGCGTTTGAGACGGCGTACTCGCTGCCGGCAGGCACGAGGACGCTCGCCGAACTAGGGGCCGAGGTGGTGCGCGTCGCGTCGCCGTCGCGAGGCTTCGGAGTCTACATCTCGGTCGTCGACGGGGTGTTCCTCAGCAAGAAATGCATAGGCATCGACCTCAGGGACCGCGAGGGCCTGTCGCTGGCGAAGCGCCTCATCTGCGTCGCGGACGTTGTCGCGAGCAATTTCACCGCGGACGTGATGCCGCGCTTCGGCCTAGGCCCTGAGGACCTGTTGAGGATGAAGCCGGACTTGATCGTGCTTCAGCTCACTGGTTACGGCGTGCCAGGGCCGTGGCAGGACTACCCGGCCTACGGGCCGAGCGTCGAGGCCGCCGGCGGCATGAACCGGCTGAGCGGAAACGAGAATGACCCGCCGGTGCGGGTCGGCAGCGGCGTATTCGCCGACCAGCTATCGGGTCGGTTCGCGGCGCTCGCGCTGGTCGCCGCCCTGCGGCGCCGGCGCGAGACCGGGCGCGGCCAGTACATCGACGTCTCCATGTACGAGTCCATAGTCACGCTGCTGGGCCACTTCATGCTCAATGCCGCCCGCAGCGGGCGTGCCATGCCGCCGCGACGCGGCAACCGCGACGCGGCGGCCGCGCCGCAGGGCATCTACCCCTGCGCGGGTGAGGACGAATGGGTCGCCCTATCCATTCGCAGCGACGCGGAGTGGCGCGCCTTCGCAGCGCTCGCCGGCGGGGGGCTGGAGGACGCGCGCTTTGCGAGCATAGACGGCCGCCTTGAAGCCCAGGACGAGCTCGACGACCGGATCGCCCGCTGGACGCGGCCCCAGGATAAAGTCGCGGTCGCCGAGAGCCTCCAGGCGGTCGGGGTGGCTGCGGGGCCGGTGAACAAGGTCTCCGACTTTCCCTTCGACCCTCACCTGGCGGCGCGCGGCTTCTTCCAGACCGTCGAGCACGGCCAACCTATGTACGGGCATACGGCCCATCCACATCCCACGACGCCCTGGGTGGCCGAAGGGCGCTCCCGCGCGAGACTACGCGACATACGCTTTGCCGGAGTGGACAACGAGGCGGTACTGGGGGAGTGGCTTTCGATACCACCAGAAGAGGTTGCTGCCCTGGAAGCGGACGGCGCGCTCCTCCGCGCTTCGAAGGTCGAGACGACCGAGCCCAACCCGGCGCCCGGCGCGCCTCACGATGCCGACTTTGCCCGGCGCCTCGGCCTGCCGGCCGCCGGCGCAGACATGGAGGCCGCCACGTGA
- a CDS encoding alpha/beta fold hydrolase, which translates to MTFPSGALTLEGAYYTSGDTEPEAAVVVCHPHPQYGGDMRNLVVSVIVRGALDAGLGALTFNFRGVGRSQGAYDGGAGERDDVRAALAWLRSREGVRRVALAGYSFGAAMAAAAVDASVPALALVALPAGMVRSDGAAGLAAYDGPVLLISGQNDNISSEDALRQLAAGLPTRPEVVIVPGTDHFWWGQERALADALCDFFARHLGGPA; encoded by the coding sequence GTGACATTCCCCAGCGGCGCCCTGACCCTGGAGGGGGCCTACTACACGAGCGGTGACACCGAGCCGGAGGCCGCCGTCGTCGTTTGCCACCCGCACCCGCAGTACGGCGGAGACATGCGCAACCTGGTGGTGTCCGTGATCGTTCGCGGGGCGCTGGATGCCGGACTCGGGGCGCTGACCTTCAACTTCCGCGGCGTCGGGCGCAGCCAGGGTGCCTACGACGGCGGCGCCGGCGAACGAGACGACGTCCGTGCGGCCCTGGCCTGGTTACGGTCGCGGGAGGGCGTGCGCAGAGTCGCCCTCGCCGGCTACTCCTTCGGCGCTGCCATGGCCGCGGCCGCGGTGGACGCCTCCGTGCCGGCGCTGGCCCTCGTAGCCCTGCCGGCGGGCATGGTGCGCTCGGATGGCGCAGCCGGGCTCGCCGCCTACGACGGCCCGGTCCTCCTTATCTCCGGGCAGAACGACAACATCAGCAGCGAGGACGCCCTTCGCCAACTCGCGGCTGGACTCCCGACACGGCCAGAGGTGGTGATAGTCCCGGGGACGGACCACTTCTGGTGGGGGCAGGAGCGGGCGCTGGCCGATGCGTTGTGCGACTTCTTCGCCCGGCACCTCGGAGGCCCGGCGTGA
- a CDS encoding RidA family protein yields MSAEERAKALGLDLTRPVTPLANYVPVVRAGNLVFLSGHVPPAGADGSRPAGKLGADFDADQGYQFARSVAVALLASLRAEIRSLDRVRRIVKVLGLVNATPDFAQHPRVVNGASDLLVEVFGEAVGKHARSAMGAGSLPGGVPVEIEMVVEVEDSG; encoded by the coding sequence GTGAGCGCCGAAGAGCGCGCAAAGGCTCTGGGCCTGGACCTGACGCGGCCCGTGACGCCCCTTGCGAATTACGTGCCGGTGGTCCGCGCCGGCAATCTCGTCTTCCTCTCCGGGCACGTCCCGCCCGCCGGGGCTGATGGCTCGCGCCCCGCAGGCAAGCTCGGGGCCGACTTCGACGCCGATCAGGGCTATCAGTTCGCCCGCTCGGTGGCGGTCGCGCTCCTCGCGAGCCTTCGCGCCGAGATACGCTCGCTCGACCGCGTGCGCCGCATAGTGAAGGTCCTGGGCCTCGTGAACGCGACGCCTGACTTCGCGCAGCACCCGCGGGTTGTCAACGGCGCTTCAGACCTACTCGTGGAAGTCTTCGGCGAAGCAGTCGGAAAGCACGCGCGCTCGGCCATGGGCGCGGGGAGTCTTCCCGGGGGCGTGCCGGTGGAGATAGAGATGGTAGTCGAGGTCGAGGACAGCGGCTGA
- a CDS encoding diguanylate cyclase, translated as MALPRSKLIGAAMALIALLLVGMATWAIVGIIKQRNDLRSVAEQEAISDEYRRIVNQATLASYHFLRLRTEGRPSDIDKFERALEAAIAAERRILDRGDDDDRAAFEALHAEYGQLLEDGLRVIGLVRSGQLPPSSLGGEEVFERAVEQLAVLANARRAEAEARYQQVRSEMSRHLLLTLGLYALGLPLVGAVFFAIRRMDNEEVVRRGELARLSEAALTDALTGLGNHRAFQEELSRELSRAVRDNRPLSLAIIDVDDFKEVNDAHGHVRGDMVLAEFARLLGYLRAHDRAFRVGGDEFAVILTETSLDEAVAAMERLRTAVESSLELSTVSIGVACTDQDGFDLDLLKEHADSAMYEAKGAGKNQVATYDSDGGGSITLTTEKTSALRQILDTGSVRTVFQPIYLLGDRHLIAFEALMRPPDDSVISGPVEAFQAAERIGKTWQLDLLCFRAALRSARDLPAGMRLFVNINPRSLANKAFSAFEIAGLVRASGLDTSSIVLEITEQASIPVQLLGERIEELRAAGFSIALDDVGTGNSGLEILRQVSVDYVKIDRSVLVDAVRRGPGRAVLLAITAFAREANAFVIAEGIDSLEMFDLINSDEAQIPDVVIQGIQGFLVGRPMDSLAEAVRTLKRYDIAA; from the coding sequence ATGGCACTCCCACGTTCGAAGCTCATAGGCGCAGCCATGGCCCTGATCGCTCTGCTCCTCGTCGGCATGGCGACCTGGGCCATCGTGGGGATCATCAAGCAGCGTAATGACCTCCGCAGCGTTGCGGAGCAAGAGGCAATCAGCGACGAGTACCGGCGGATCGTCAACCAGGCAACCCTGGCGTCCTACCACTTCCTGCGCTTGAGGACGGAAGGCAGACCTAGCGACATCGACAAGTTTGAACGCGCACTGGAGGCCGCAATCGCCGCCGAGCGCCGCATCCTTGACCGTGGCGACGATGACGATCGCGCGGCTTTCGAAGCGCTGCACGCAGAGTATGGCCAATTGCTCGAGGATGGACTCCGCGTCATAGGTCTGGTGCGCTCTGGACAACTCCCCCCTTCGAGTCTCGGTGGGGAGGAAGTGTTCGAGCGGGCTGTCGAGCAATTGGCAGTCCTCGCGAATGCCCGGCGCGCGGAGGCAGAGGCGCGATACCAACAGGTAAGGTCGGAGATGAGCCGCCACTTGCTCCTGACCCTCGGGCTGTATGCCCTCGGGTTGCCGCTGGTTGGGGCGGTGTTCTTCGCCATCCGCCGCATGGACAACGAGGAGGTCGTCAGGCGGGGGGAACTGGCGCGCCTCAGCGAGGCCGCTCTCACCGACGCACTTACTGGCCTGGGCAATCACCGGGCATTCCAGGAGGAATTGAGCCGGGAGCTCTCGCGCGCGGTCCGCGACAACAGGCCGCTCTCGCTGGCAATCATCGACGTCGACGACTTCAAGGAGGTCAACGACGCCCATGGGCACGTCCGCGGCGACATGGTCCTCGCCGAGTTCGCACGGCTGCTTGGCTACCTTCGCGCGCACGACCGGGCCTTCCGCGTCGGCGGGGATGAGTTCGCGGTGATCCTCACGGAAACATCTCTCGACGAGGCAGTCGCAGCGATGGAAAGGCTCCGCACCGCGGTGGAGTCAAGCCTGGAACTGTCAACCGTAAGCATCGGCGTCGCCTGCACGGACCAGGATGGTTTCGACCTTGACCTCCTCAAGGAACACGCAGACTCGGCCATGTACGAGGCAAAGGGGGCCGGGAAGAACCAGGTGGCGACCTACGACAGCGACGGCGGCGGGAGTATAACCCTGACCACTGAGAAGACGTCCGCACTGCGCCAGATACTCGACACCGGTTCCGTACGCACCGTATTCCAGCCCATCTACCTCCTCGGCGATAGGCACCTGATCGCGTTCGAGGCGCTCATGCGGCCGCCGGACGATAGCGTCATCAGCGGCCCGGTGGAAGCTTTCCAGGCCGCCGAGCGCATCGGCAAGACATGGCAGCTGGACCTCCTTTGCTTCCGCGCGGCGCTTCGCTCTGCACGGGACCTGCCTGCTGGCATGCGGCTTTTCGTGAACATCAATCCCCGTAGCCTGGCGAACAAGGCGTTTTCAGCCTTTGAGATTGCGGGCCTGGTCCGCGCTTCCGGGCTGGACACCTCATCGATCGTGCTCGAGATCACGGAGCAAGCGTCTATCCCCGTCCAGCTTCTGGGTGAACGCATTGAGGAGCTACGGGCGGCGGGCTTTTCTATCGCTCTTGACGATGTGGGGACCGGCAATTCCGGCCTCGAGATCTTGCGCCAGGTCAGCGTCGACTACGTGAAGATCGACCGGTCGGTGCTGGTCGACGCTGTGCGTCGCGGCCCTGGCCGGGCCGTGTTGCTGGCCATTACGGCTTTTGCCCGCGAGGCCAACGCCTTCGTCATCGCCGAGGGCATTGACAGCCTGGAGATGTTCGACCTGATCAACTCCGACGAAGCTCAGATACCGGACGTCGTGATCCAGGGCATCCAGGGCTTCCTGGTCGGCCGTCCAATGGACTCGCTTGCGGAGGCAGTGCGCACGCTGAAGAGGTACGACATCGCCGCCTGA
- a CDS encoding alpha/beta hydrolase → MPVMEINGANINYEVLGEAGPWVVLTPGGRGAKEMVKPLGQAIASAGYRVLLHDRRNCGASDVIIDGELSEQEIWADDLYELLSRLDALPVYAGGGSAGCRLSLLLTLRHAGSTRGLLLWSVTGGPVAAERLGYNYYGQFIEAAQRGGMPAVCETEFFKQRIEQNPANKDRLLSMDPTRFQRVMERWREFFTEGAELPVIGATAAQLKGIKVPACIVPGNDDVHPRKAGEGLHELLPNSELHYLRTDAELAALPDRDPAEVLAETRQRLAQVFIPFLDRLEGR, encoded by the coding sequence ATGCCGGTCATGGAGATCAACGGCGCCAACATCAACTATGAGGTGCTTGGCGAAGCCGGGCCCTGGGTTGTGCTTACGCCGGGCGGCCGCGGGGCGAAGGAGATGGTGAAGCCCCTAGGGCAGGCCATAGCCAGCGCGGGCTACCGGGTGCTGCTACACGACCGGCGCAACTGCGGCGCGTCCGACGTGATCATCGATGGCGAACTCTCGGAGCAGGAGATCTGGGCGGACGACCTCTACGAGCTCCTGTCGCGACTGGACGCCCTGCCGGTGTACGCAGGCGGCGGCTCCGCAGGCTGCAGGCTCTCGCTCCTCCTCACGCTGCGTCACGCGGGCTCGACGCGCGGGTTGCTGCTCTGGTCGGTGACGGGCGGACCCGTGGCGGCGGAACGCCTCGGTTACAACTACTACGGGCAGTTCATAGAGGCGGCGCAGCGCGGGGGCATGCCGGCGGTCTGTGAGACCGAGTTCTTCAAGCAACGGATCGAGCAGAACCCGGCGAACAAGGACCGGCTCCTGTCCATGGACCCGACCCGCTTCCAGCGGGTCATGGAGCGCTGGCGTGAATTCTTCACCGAGGGCGCGGAGCTCCCTGTCATCGGCGCCACGGCGGCCCAACTCAAGGGGATCAAGGTCCCCGCATGCATCGTGCCGGGAAACGACGACGTCCATCCCCGCAAGGCCGGAGAGGGACTGCACGAGCTCCTGCCAAACAGCGAGCTTCACTACCTCCGCACCGACGCCGAGCTCGCGGCCTTGCCGGACCGCGACCCGGCGGAGGTCCTGGCCGAGACCCGGCAACGCCTCGCACAGGTCTTCAT